The following are from one region of the Cryptococcus deuterogattii R265 chromosome 8, complete sequence genome:
- a CDS encoding alpha-ketoglutarate-dependent 2, with amino-acid sequence MTINYTPLHPTFVAEASGVDFNNITPEVVEEIKEGMAKGNTVFHCDSSFNPRRAGYSLLLAHELPPAGTGGNTEFADTRTAYDDLPEEHKRAIKDWVLWHSQHHSRRVANPGEPLLDQKKACNNFIIGIRSTNNLTIAQFLPTSHPFGKHKLVQIHEPSGRTNLYIANHAYKVESLPLEQGQAEIKALLDHCSSPNYVCSVEWKNDGDLVIWDNTCVMHRAVPGAFEGKYKRDMRRTTVHDSSSYAWGLNTVGDTWRSGLP; translated from the exons ATGACCATAAATTATACTCCCCTTCATCCGACTTTTGTGGCCGAGGCATCGGGAGTCGATTTTAACAACATCACCCCCgaagttgttgaagagatcaaagagGGCATGGCAAAG GGCAACACAGTCTTTCATTGTGACTCGTCCTTCAATCCCCGTCGAGCAGGCTAT TCGTTGCTGCTAGCTCATGAATTACCGCCTGCAGGAACGGGAGGAAACACCGAG TTCGCCGATACCCGCACCGCCTACGACGATCTTCCAGAAGAACACAAAAGGGCCATTAAAGACTGGGTGCTGTGGCACTCACAGCATCATTCCAGACGTGTCGCTAATCCTGGTGAGCCTCTCCTGgatcagaagaaggcatgTAATAATTTCATCATCGGTATCCGAAGCACCAATAATCTGACTATTGCGCAGTTTCTTCCTACCAGCCACCCTTTTGGGAAACATAAACTGGTCCAGATTCATGAACCTTCCGGACGCACA AATTTGTATATTGCCAATCATGCATATAAAGTCGAGTCACTCCCACTTGAGCAAGGTCAGGCAGAGATTAAGGCCTTGCTTGATCACTGCAGTTCTCCGAACTATGTCTGCTCTGTAGAGTGGAAGAATGATGGAGATCTTGTAATTTGGGACAATACCTGCGTTAT GCATCGAGCAGTGCCCGGCGCCTTTGAGGGCAAGTATAAGAGAGACATGAGAAGGACAACAGTACATGACTCAAGCAGCTATGCTTGGGGTTTGAACACAGTTGGGGATACTTGGCGTTCTGGATTGCCTTGA
- a CDS encoding multidrug resistance protein fnx1 translates to MTLSERERLLRPAPAPPGTTLYSEPDHSKDIKTTDEHKLSYNKVGLSARRFWILCASMWIASFLNAFDGTVVATLLGPISSSFKATNMASWLGTAYMLSVCCFTPIYGRLCDIIGRQGSMLLALAIFTTGNLLCAIAPSMEALIAARALAGMGGGGLSTVGSTIMSDIVPITHRGIFQGLANLAFGGGMSLGAPIGGLINDSLSWRWAFWVQIPVLLFASYLIHSNVRYDVPSRPSSGAATPNPAAAGKQTAMQLFKRIDFLGCFLLAGWVGAALIAVSLNINSTATNAHNWSDPIMIVLFTTSAVFFVLFLLVELKWAAEPVMPFELLVSRTPVAVAINNFVLSVVNFAILYSVPLYFTAVRQMSASSAGAHLIPNSFVGAIGSLGAGLVVRRSHKYYWLNIFCACFGVIGCFLISTWNLGTSEWMLWTNMSFTSFAMGAVTTLTIVALIADVGPEHVAIATSLSYVFRTIGQVLGVALSGALTQAVLTGELKKRIQGPNAEQIIASIRESSASIQYLPEPLRSTAIASYQKGLHAVFVCTVVLSVITLLSGLGIREVDMKLILSGGKPALLEQNESEEEEG, encoded by the exons ATGACTCTCAGCGAGAGAGAACGACTCCTGAGACCGGCTCCCGCCCCTCCTGGGACCACGCTCTATAGCGAACCAGATCACTCCAAAGATATCAAGACCACAGATGAACATAAGTTGAGCTACAACAAGGTGGGGCTGAGCGCCCGTCGATTTTGGATCTTG TGTGCTTCGATGTGGATAGCCTCTTTCTTGAACGCATTCGACGGTACTGTAG TTGCTACTTTGCTGGGGCCtatttcttcatcattcaaAGCTACCAATATGGCATCATGGCTCGGTACAGCATA TATGCTCTCGGTTTGCTGCTTCACTCCCATTTACGGACGATTATGTGACATTATTGGTCGTCAAGGGTCAATGCTGCTTGCACTTGCAATTTTCA CCACTGGTAATCTTTTATGCGCGATTGCTCCTTCTATGGAAGCTTTGATTGCTGCTCGTGCACTAGCCGGtatgggtggaggtggtcTCAGTACAG TTGGAAGTACTATCATGAGCGACATCGTCCCTAT CACACATCGAGGTATCTTCCAAGGTCTCGCCAACCTTGCTTTCGGGGGGGGAATGAG TCTCGGTGCTCCCATAGGCGGTCTCATCAACGATAGTCTCAGTTGGCGATGGGCTTTTTGGGTTCAA ATTCCTGTCCTCCTCTTTGCCAGCTATCTTATCCATTCCAACGTTCGATATGATGTCCCATCACGCCCCAGCTCGGGTGCCGCTACACCGAACCCTGCGGCTGCTGGGAAGCAAACGGCTATGCAGCTTTTCAAACGGATCGACTTCCTGGGATGTTTCCTACTTGCCGGGTGGGTAGGCGCTGCTCTGATTGCCGTCTCGCTCAACATCAACTCTACTGCAACAAATGCACACAACTGGTCTGATCCGATCATGATCGTCCTGTTCACCACAAGTGcggtcttcttcgtcctcttcctacTTGTCGAGCTTAAATGGGCAGCCGAGCCTGTCATGCCATTTGAGCTACTGGTCAGTCGAACTCCCGTAGCAGTTGCCATCAATAACTTTGTATTGTCCGTCGTTAACTTCGCCATT CTATATAGTGTCCCCCTTTACTTTACTGCTGTACGACAGATGTCCGCCTCCAGCGCCGGCGCTCATCTTATTCCAAATTCATTCGTCGGCGCGATTGGCTCCCTCGGCGCTGGTCTCGTTGTCCGACGAAGTCACAAATACTACTGGCTCAACATCTTTTGTGCATGCTTTGGCGTGATTGGTTGTTTTTTGATCTCCACTTGGAATCTCGGTACATCTGA GTGGATGCTCTGGACGAACATGTCGTTCACTAGTTTCGCAATGGGGGCCGTTACCACTTTGACCATCGTCGCGCTTATTGCAGATGTCGGGCCTGAGCATGTCGCCATTGCTACCAGCT TATCCTACGTGTTCCGTACCATCGGTCAAGTCTTAGGTGTAGCCTTGTCAGGAGCTTTAACTCAAGCAGTACTGACTGGAGAActaaagaagaggatacAGGGTCCTAATGCAGAACAG ATCATTGCGTCGATTCGAGAGTCCTCTGCTTCTATTCAGTATCTCCCTGAACCTCTCAGGTCCACGGCGATTGCATCTTACCAGAAAGGTCTACATGCCGTCTTCGTCTGCACTGTGGTCCTGAGTGTGATCACTCTCTTATCAGGCTTAGGAATTAGAGAAGTCGATATGAAACTGATCTTGTCAGGAGGCAAACCGGCACTTCTCGAACAGaatgagagtgaagaggaggaggggtaA
- a CDS encoding endoplasmic reticulum protein → MRLRNSLSSCLQTALPSPLHTKMVRRNSKESVQTERKDWGEMTPEAIQALCLANAPRSFLYRHPILRRIYLIIFVLTTLLFLLPLWSLRYLPRSNRPRRSWTLQRCLRVRWSRRLCGLVARCEIDYLGRDLNLDLDPMRLTHSHPVTVPPAPFHILRGHPKEMLELLHQSRGCWDPHFIYRADRTAPGVWGAWNSRDDKVLSKEYGFEAVKAFWFTGEKGEPDEKPRRRQDGDPVMLHFHGGGYLCGTAAESDLTSSICKALVNYSPIHHILSVDYRLAPVGPWPLPLLDAISAYYYLVKIEGIPEQDIVVGGDSAGGHLAMALTRWLRDEADHVGLDMPRGMVLMSPWGDLGFTNAWGAEQYKYNADSDTIDNTFGPFACSLLFRALPLSVLYSSPYLSPASSTISTTNLFNNFPPTYIVCGGAERLARSTILLYSRIQLARSAVGKALVPDRLFVCPDAVHDFMIFPWMEEEASEVYEDLDTWLRELLTTDIYSLAAASKESSEQPKQTADRHRLTRQRTLESLRSHKSPRMYAAPDSGMLELVHDMQEEGMSMIEIPKLDLDFTEI, encoded by the exons ATGCGTCTCAGAAATAGCCTTTCATCATGTCTGCAGACAGCTCTGCCCTCGCCTCTTCACACAAAAATGGTGCGAAGAAATTCTAAGGAATCAGTTCAAACCGAGAGGAAGGACTGGGGGGAGATGACGCCGGAAGCCATCCAAGCTCTCTGC CTCGCCAATGCCCCGCGTAGCTTTCTATATCGCCACCCAATACTACGGCGAATCTATCTTATAATATTCGTGCTCACCactttgctttttctcctACCACTTTGGTCTTTGCGATATCTCCCGCGCTCCAATCGTCCCCGGCGGTCATGGACTTTACAACGCTGTTTACGCGTACGCTGGAGCCGAAGACTATGCGGCCTTGTGGCTAGATGCGAGATAGATTATCTTGGTAGAGATTTGAATTTGGACTTG GATCCAATGCGTTTAACGCACTCCCACCCGGTGACAGTCCCGCCTGCCCCCTTTCATATCCTTCGAGGACATCCAAAGGAAATGCTAGAGCTGTTACACCAATCACGAGGGTGTTGGGACCCTCATTTCATCTATAGAGCCGACAGAACAGCTCCAGGCGTGTGGGGCGCTTGGAATAGTCGGGACGACAAGGTGTTGTCTAAAGAATACGGGTTTGAAGCTGTCAAGGCCTTCTGGTTCACCGGGGAAAAGGGCGAACCAGACGAGA AACCTAGACGTCGCCAAGACGGCGACCCTGTCATGCTCCATTTCCATGGCGGTGGATATCTTTGCGGCACAGCGGCCGAATCAGACCTAACTTCGTCCATCTGCAAAGCTCTCGTAAATTATTCACCCATCCATCATATCTTGTCGGTCGACTATCGGTTAGCACCGGTCGGACCTTGGCCATTACCTTTACTCGATGCGATCTCCGCTTATTACTACCTCGTAAAGATAGAGGGGATACCAGAGCAGGATATCGTCGTTGGTGGTGACTCAGCTGGCGGGCACCTTGCTATGGCCTTAACTCGATGgttgagagatgaagcTGATCATGTGGGCCTCGATATGCCCCGGGGCATGGTTCTCATGAGTCCATGGGGTGATTTGGGATTCACCAATGCATGGGGTGCGGAACAATACAAGTATAACGCAGACTCAGACACT ATTGATAATACTTTTGGGCCATTTGCTTGCTCATTGCTTTTTCGTGCTCTCCCCTTATCCGTTCTATATTCCTCGCCATATCTTTCCCCAGCGTCTTCCACCATATCGACCACTAATCTGTTCAATAATTTCCCACCAACTTACATCGTTTGTGGAGGAGCCGAGCGGCTTGCGAGATCGACTATATTGTTATACTCACGAATTCAGCTGGCTCGTTCAGCTGTAGGCAAAGCTCTCGTTCCAGACAGACTTTTCGTATGCCCAGATGCGGTACATGACTTTATGATCTTTCCctggatggaggaagaagcctCGGAAGTGTATGAAGACTTGGATACATGGCTGCGAGAACTCCTAACCACCGATATATATAGTCTGGCAGCGGCTTCGAAAGAGTCTTCAGAACAGCCGAAGCAAACTGCAGATCGACATCGACTGACAAGGCAAAGAACATTAGAAAGCCTCAGGTCTCACAAATCCCCACGAATGTACGCTGCGCCTGATTCTGGAATGCTCGAGTTAGTCCATGAcatgcaagaagaaggaatgag CATGATTGAAATACCCAAACTCGATCTTGATTTCACGGAAATATAA
- a CDS encoding major facilitator superfamily transporter: MTENEKDTVHTSTLHEEVDAGLAGESAQYAQAPALMQITSQNNMPHLDITNSTEKGEVNGKQPQQREQSQTGVLTGARLYLVFVALMLCVFMFALDQSIVSTAIPVLVSNFNAFNQVAWVITGYFLTQCGFILLVGQVLTVVKAKWMLLGAIFFFELGSLICGVAKDMNTLIGGRAIQGIGASGMFVSILAVIAVVTRVDQRAAFMASFGFVFVISSVVGPLLGGAFTDNVTWRWCFYINLFFGGFAAAAVVFLLPARNPEHAETAPDRTVFGKLRRLDWLGTGLIFCAITCLLLALAWGGNQYAWSNWRIPFLFTLGGLLVIAFGMWQWRYDKYALIPLSLLKNRTVIASSGAIFFFMLAMLGGTYQLPLFYQAGRGHSPEKSGIDIIPFMLATCVAILISGGVATKFGRYYPFLLIGPPFAAVGFGLLYTIGVHTSNAKIIGYQILAGFGIGLSFQNALVAVQAEFHDRPSLLPQATGVVSFFQLTGAALGVGIINTVQSVYLNTEIKLLAPEVDFDLVRNSVSAIYTLPADQQPAVIEAYVISITNSLIPIIVAVGLAMVFGAFIRNHNLLKKRAAGGAHVA, translated from the exons ATGACAGAAAACGAAAAGGACACGGTCCATACTTCCACTCTCCATGAGGAAGTAGACGCTGGTCTGGCGGGGGAATCTGCCCAGTATGCCCAGGCGCCTGCACTCATGCAAATCACCAGTCAGAACAACATGCCTCACCTTGATATTACGAACTCCACTGAAAAGGGTGAAGTGAATGGTAAGCAGCCGCAGCAGCGGGAGCAAAGCCAGACAGGTGTTTTGACCGGTGCCAGACTCTACCTGGTCTTCGTTGCTTTGATGCTCTGTGTTTTC ATGTTTGCGCTGG ATCAATCCATTGTATCTACTGCTATACCTGTTCTTGTGTCCAACTTCAATGC CTTCAACCAAGTGGCCTGGGTTATCACCGGATATTTCT TGACCCAATGTGGTTTTATTCTTCTTGTCGGACAAGTACTCACCGTCGTCAAGGCGAAATGGATGCTCCTTGGTGcaatctttttctttgagCTCGGCAGCCTTATTTGCGGTGTGGCCAAGGATATGAACACACTAATAGGCGGGCGTGCTATCCAGGGTATCG GAGCTTCCGGAATGTTCGTATCTATTCTTGCCGTCATTGCCGTTGTCACTCGAGTCGATCAGCGAGCGGCCTTTATGGCTTCTTTTGGCTTTGTCTTTGTCATATCGTCTGTGGTCGGTCCTCTGCTCGGAGGCGCATTCACGGACAACGTGACCTGGAG ATGGTGTTTCTACAtcaatcttttcttcgggggctttgctgctgccgctgtcgtcttccttctgcctGCTCGAAATCCCGAACACGCCGAAACTGCTCCCGATCGCACAGTCTTCGGTAAACTCAGACGTTTGGATTGGCTCGGTACGGGTCTCATCTTTTGCGCCATCACATGCCTTTTGCTGGCTCTTGCATGGGGTGGAAACCAATACGCGTGGAGCA ACTGGAGAATACCTTTCCTCTTTACTTTGGGCGGCCTGCTTGTTATTGCATTTGGCATGTGGCAGTGGCGGTACGACAAATATGCGCTCATTCcactttctcttctcaagaACCGAACGGTCATTGCAAGCTCTGGCgccatattcttctttATGCTTGCAATGTTGGGAGGTACCTACCAGCTTCCCTTGTTCTATCAAGCT GGCCGAGGACACTCCCCGGAAAAGTCCGGCATTGACATCATTCCTTTCATGCTTGCTACCTGCGTTGCTATTCTGATATCCGGAGGAGTGGCTACCAAGTTTGGCCGGTATTACCCGTTCCTTCTTATTGG TCCGCCTTTTGCTGCAGTGGGATTCGGGCTCCTATATACTATTGGCGTCCATACCTCTAATGCCAAAATCATTGGCTACCAAATCCTCGCCGGGTTTGGCATTGGCCTGAGCTTCCAAAATGCCTTAGTTGCTGTTCAAGCAGAGTTTCATGACcgtccatcccttcttcctcaagccACAGGTGTCGtgtctttcttccaattGACGGGTGCCGCATTGGGAGTT GGTATCATCAACACTGTGCAGTCAGTTTACCTCAATACCGAAATCAAACTCCTTGCCCCTGAGGTCGATTTCGATTTGGTCCGAAATTCTGTCTCCGCCATTTACACATTACCCGCTGATCAACAGCCGGCTGTGATCGAGGCATACGTTATCAGTATCACCAACTCGCTAATCCCAATAATCGTTGCAGTAGGACTGGCGATGGTTTTTGGTGCTTTCATTCGAAACCACAACCTGCTCAAGAAACGTGCCGCAGGTGGTGCGCATGTGGCGTGA
- a CDS encoding oxidoreductase, which yields MSRLTIESTVDLHTGRKIPRLGFGSGNLRDQIGVDAVEHAIETGYLMVDTAQQYQNESEVGTGIAKSGVPRSQIFICTKWQPRPDGSTERPTPEQVCQEAHQSVLRLDQSGSGKEYLDLMLIHHPRPDSDGRAAHWKGLALAQKEGWVKDIGVSNFNIKHLEALPGPLPAVNQLELHPWCQQREVVDYCSKKGIVLQAFCPLVRIRKDKFEDPVVVKIAKKHEKGVAHILLRWSLQKGFVPIPKTSSAERIEANKDLYDFELDSEDMRELDGLDQGAAGRVSGIDPAHLPD from the exons ATGTCTCGTTTGACGATTGAGAGTACCGTGGACCTTCATACAGGTCGCAAGATACCCCGTTTGGGGTTTGGTTCGGGAAATCTCAGAGATCAGATCGGAGTCGACGCCGTGGAGCATGCCATAGAAACTGGCTATTTGATGG TTGACACTGCTCAGCAGTATCAGAATGAGAGCG AGGTTGGCACAGGCATCGCAAAGTCCGGTGTACCTCGAAGCCAGATTTTTATTTGCACAAAATGGCAACCCAGACCTGACGGCTCCACTGAGAGGCCTACTCCGGAGCAGGTCTGCCAAGAAGCTCACCAATCGGTTTTGAGGTTGGATCAATCGGGTTCAGGAAAAGAATATCTTGACCTTATGCTTATCCATCATCCTAGACCGGACTCTGATGGCCGAGCCGCTCACTGGAAGGGATTGGCTCTGGCTCAGAAGGAAGGCTGGGTAAAGGATATTGGGGTGTCAAACTT CAACATAAAACACCTTGAAGCACTTCCTGGACCTTTACCTGCGGTAAATCAGCTAGAACTTCACCCTTGGTGTCAACAACGCGAAGTCGTCGATTATTGTTCCAAGAAGGGTATCGTCCTTCAAGCATTTTGTCCACTAGTTAGGATCCGAAAGGACAAGTTTGAGGATCCTGTCGTAGTCAAGATTGCTAAGAAGCATGAGAAAGGTGTGGCTCACATCTTGCTGAGATGGAGTTTGCAGAAAGG ATTCgttcccattcccaagACTAGTTCGGCAGAGCGAATTGAAGCCAACAAGGATCTCTACGATTTTGAGCTAGATTCCGAGGATATGAGAGAGCTCGATGGCCTGGATCAAGGCGCTGCTGGAAGGGTGTCTGGTATCGACCCCGCACATTTGCCTGACTGA